The Rhodopseudomonas palustris genome window below encodes:
- a CDS encoding GlsB/YeaQ/YmgE family stress response membrane protein, whose product MGIDSIIVWLLVGAIAGWLAGLLVRGGGFGLIGNIAIGIVGAVVAGWLLPFLGVNLGTGIFRAIINAAIGAVIVLVLLAMIRRA is encoded by the coding sequence ATGGGGATCGATTCCATCATCGTCTGGCTGCTGGTCGGCGCGATCGCGGGCTGGCTCGCGGGACTGCTGGTGCGCGGCGGCGGGTTCGGCCTGATCGGCAACATCGCGATCGGCATCGTCGGCGCGGTCGTCGCCGGCTGGTTGCTGCCGTTCCTCGGCGTCAATCTCGGAACCGGCATCTTCCGCGCCATTATCAACGCGGCGATCGGCGCGGTGATCGTCCTGGTGCTGCTGGCTATGATCCGCAGAGCCTGA
- the sseA gene encoding 3-mercaptopyruvate sulfurtransferase → MTATDDPLVSTEWLAAHLGDPRVKVLDASFKMPGVLPRPGDDYLASHIPGAVYFDVEEVCDRGDARPHMYPDAAQFARDVAAMGVSSGDTVVVYDAGGWVAAPRAWWMFLSFGHDNVRILEGGLKKWQAEGRRTEPGKPSPEPGTFNAKLDPNYLRSQQQMVANLESGAEQVIDARAADRFEGRVPEPRPGLRAGHIPGSRNLPYNELFDASTGLMKSRDELRQAFARARVDLGRPIVTSCGSGVSALVLTLALYRLGVRGTALYDGSWSEWGLPEGPPIATGPA, encoded by the coding sequence ATGACTGCTACCGACGACCCGCTGGTCTCCACCGAATGGCTTGCCGCGCACCTCGGTGATCCCAGGGTCAAGGTGCTCGACGCGTCGTTCAAGATGCCGGGCGTGCTGCCGCGGCCCGGCGACGACTATCTCGCTTCGCACATTCCCGGCGCGGTGTATTTCGACGTCGAGGAGGTCTGCGATCGCGGCGATGCGCGGCCGCATATGTATCCGGACGCCGCGCAGTTCGCACGCGACGTCGCAGCGATGGGCGTGTCGTCCGGCGACACCGTGGTGGTGTACGATGCCGGCGGCTGGGTCGCGGCGCCGCGGGCGTGGTGGATGTTCTTGTCGTTCGGTCACGACAATGTTCGTATTCTCGAAGGCGGATTGAAGAAGTGGCAGGCGGAAGGCCGGCGGACCGAGCCCGGCAAACCGTCGCCTGAGCCCGGCACGTTCAATGCAAAGCTCGATCCGAACTATCTGCGCAGCCAGCAGCAGATGGTCGCCAATCTCGAAAGCGGCGCCGAGCAGGTGATCGACGCCCGCGCCGCCGATCGCTTCGAAGGCCGCGTGCCGGAGCCGCGTCCCGGCCTGCGGGCCGGGCACATCCCGGGCAGCCGCAATCTGCCGTACAATGAATTGTTCGACGCAAGCACGGGTCTGATGAAGTCGCGCGACGAGTTGCGCCAGGCCTTCGCCCGCGCGCGCGTTGATCTCGGTCGTCCGATCGTCACGAGTTGCGGCTCCGGTGTATCTGCGCTGGTGTTGACGCTGGCGCTGTATCGGCTCGGCGTCCGCGGCACCGCGCTCTACGACGGTTCGTGGTCCGAATGGGGCCTGCCCGAGGGGCCGCCGATCGCGACGGGACCGGCCTGA
- the brnA gene encoding type II toxin-antitoxin system BrnA family antitoxin — protein sequence MKKLKPIPSFKSEAEERQFWETHDSSDYLDWSKAERVRFPNLKPSTTAISIRLPTELLEQIKVAANKRDVPYQSLIKMWLSEKVG from the coding sequence ATGAAAAAGCTTAAGCCCATCCCGTCATTCAAATCGGAAGCCGAAGAACGGCAATTCTGGGAAACGCATGATTCCAGCGATTATCTCGACTGGAGCAAGGCCGAACGAGTTCGCTTCCCGAACCTGAAGCCGTCGACGACTGCGATTTCGATCCGTTTGCCGACGGAGTTGCTCGAGCAGATCAAAGTCGCCGCGAACAAGCGCGACGTGCCGTATCAGTCGCTGATCAAGATGTGGCTCAGCGAGAAGGTGGGATAG
- the ettA gene encoding energy-dependent translational throttle protein EttA, translating to MARQFVYFMQGLTKAYPTRKVLDNVHLSFYPDAKIGVLGVNGAGKSTLLKIMAGIDKEYTGEAWVAEGARVGYLEQEPQLDPALTVRENVMLGVAKQKAILDRYNELAMNYSEETADEMTALQDQIEAAGLWDLDSKVDQAMDALRCPPDDADVTKLSGGERRRVALCKLLLDQPELLLLDEPTNHLDAESVSWLESHLRAYPGAILIVTHDRYFLDNVTSWILELDRGKGIPYEGNYSSWLVQKQKRLLQEGREDAAHQKTLEREQEWIASSPKARQAKSKARYQRYDELLAKASEKQTQAAQIIIPVAERLGNNVVDFEHLTKGFGDRLLIDDLTFKLPPGGIVGVIGPNGAGKTTLFRMITGQEKPDQGTITVGETVHLGYVDQSRDALDGKKTVWEEISGGNEQILLGKKEVNSRGYCSSFNFKGGDQQKKVGSLSGGERNRVHLAKMLKSGANVLLLDEPTNDLDVDTLRALEEALEDFAGCAVIISHDRWFLDRIATHILAFEDDSHVEWFEGNFQDYEKDKMRRLGQDAIIPHRAKYKKLTR from the coding sequence ATGGCTCGCCAGTTCGTTTACTTCATGCAGGGCCTGACCAAGGCCTATCCGACCCGCAAGGTGCTGGATAACGTCCATCTGTCGTTCTATCCCGACGCCAAGATCGGCGTGCTCGGCGTCAACGGCGCCGGCAAATCGACCCTGCTGAAGATCATGGCGGGGATCGACAAGGAATACACCGGCGAGGCCTGGGTCGCCGAAGGCGCCCGCGTCGGCTATCTCGAACAGGAACCGCAGCTCGATCCGGCGCTGACCGTGCGCGAGAACGTCATGCTCGGCGTCGCCAAACAGAAGGCGATCCTCGATCGCTACAACGAGCTGGCGATGAACTATTCCGAAGAGACCGCCGACGAGATGACCGCGTTGCAGGACCAGATCGAGGCCGCCGGTCTGTGGGATCTGGACAGCAAGGTCGACCAGGCTATGGACGCGCTGCGCTGCCCGCCGGACGACGCCGACGTCACCAAGCTGTCGGGCGGCGAGCGTCGCCGTGTCGCGCTGTGCAAGCTGCTGCTCGACCAGCCCGAACTGCTGCTGCTCGACGAACCGACCAACCATCTCGACGCCGAGAGCGTGTCGTGGCTGGAAAGCCATCTGCGCGCCTATCCGGGCGCGATCCTGATCGTCACCCATGATCGCTACTTCCTCGACAACGTCACGTCCTGGATTCTCGAACTCGACCGCGGCAAGGGCATTCCCTACGAGGGTAACTACTCGTCGTGGCTGGTGCAGAAGCAGAAGCGGCTGCTGCAGGAAGGCCGCGAGGATGCGGCCCACCAGAAGACGCTGGAGCGCGAGCAGGAGTGGATCGCGTCCTCGCCCAAGGCGCGTCAGGCCAAGTCCAAGGCGCGCTACCAGCGCTACGATGAGCTGCTCGCCAAGGCCAGCGAGAAGCAGACCCAGGCCGCGCAGATCATCATCCCGGTGGCGGAGCGGCTCGGCAACAATGTGGTCGACTTCGAGCACCTGACCAAGGGGTTCGGCGATCGCCTGCTGATCGACGATCTGACCTTCAAGCTGCCGCCCGGCGGCATCGTCGGCGTAATCGGCCCGAACGGCGCCGGCAAGACCACGCTGTTCCGGATGATCACCGGGCAGGAGAAGCCCGACCAAGGCACCATTACCGTCGGCGAGACCGTGCATCTCGGCTATGTCGATCAGTCGCGCGACGCCCTCGACGGCAAGAAGACGGTGTGGGAGGAGATCTCCGGCGGCAACGAGCAGATCCTGCTCGGCAAGAAGGAAGTCAATTCGCGCGGCTATTGCTCGTCCTTCAACTTCAAGGGCGGCGATCAGCAGAAGAAAGTCGGATCACTGTCCGGCGGTGAGCGCAACCGCGTCCATCTCGCCAAGATGCTGAAGTCCGGCGCCAACGTGCTGCTGCTCGACGAACCGACCAATGACCTCGACGTCGACACGCTGCGCGCGCTCGAAGAGGCGCTGGAGGATTTCGCCGGCTGCGCCGTGATCATCAGCCATGACCGCTGGTTCCTCGACCGTATCGCGACGCATATCCTGGCGTTCGAGGACGACAGCCACGTCGAATGGTTCGAAGGCAACTTCCAGGACTACGAGAAGGACAAGATGCGCCGCCTCGGCCAGGACGCCATCATCCCGCACCGGGCGAAGTACAAGAAGCTGACGCGGTGA
- a CDS encoding L,D-transpeptidase family protein: protein MMNNRILTLLATVAAISAGTSMVHAQSYPAAPGSYATSAPGDYRQAMPNFDNIDDEDGAGSAALPPPGPVTSPDDPRYGRPLGAPPVYSDRAPVPQGPVMSPDDPRYGRPMGAPPVYSDRTPAPQGPVMSPDDPRYGRPAGPPSVIYSNRGDGSLRPPEGVGAGQPGVPQVATGSVPPAPQIGADGRPLQVAALPPEEQPDADQEFQLPPHLRRQEVAFQTKEPAGTIVVDTSNTYLYYILGNGRAMRYGVRVGRDGFTWNGVQKVSRKAEWPDWHPPTEMIERQPYLPRFMAGGPGNPMGARAMYLGSTVYRIHGTNQPSTIGKFVSSGCIGMLNDDVSDLFERVKVGTRVVVLPGGAPPTPTASAQQPVASAAPAQQSQMSVPGAQPTSVAPLPAPVTIR from the coding sequence ATGATGAACAATCGAATCTTGACGTTGTTGGCGACTGTTGCGGCGATCTCGGCCGGAACTTCGATGGTGCACGCGCAGAGCTATCCTGCCGCGCCTGGGTCCTACGCGACGTCAGCACCGGGCGACTATCGTCAGGCGATGCCGAATTTCGACAATATCGACGACGAAGACGGCGCCGGGTCCGCGGCGCTGCCGCCGCCCGGTCCGGTGACGTCACCGGACGATCCGCGCTATGGTCGCCCCTTGGGCGCGCCACCCGTCTATTCCGATCGCGCTCCCGTTCCGCAAGGCCCGGTGATGTCGCCGGACGACCCGCGCTATGGTCGCCCGATGGGCGCGCCGCCGGTTTATTCGGATCGCACGCCTGCGCCCCAGGGGCCGGTGATGTCGCCGGATGATCCGCGCTATGGCCGGCCCGCCGGCCCGCCGTCGGTGATCTACTCCAATCGCGGCGACGGTTCGCTGCGCCCGCCCGAAGGCGTTGGCGCCGGACAGCCGGGCGTTCCCCAGGTTGCGACCGGCTCGGTCCCGCCGGCTCCCCAGATTGGCGCCGATGGCCGGCCGCTGCAGGTCGCCGCGCTGCCGCCGGAAGAGCAGCCGGACGCCGATCAGGAGTTCCAACTGCCGCCGCATCTGCGCCGTCAGGAGGTCGCGTTCCAGACCAAGGAGCCGGCCGGCACCATCGTCGTCGATACCAGCAACACCTATCTGTACTACATTCTCGGCAATGGCCGGGCGATGCGTTACGGCGTCCGCGTCGGGCGCGACGGCTTCACCTGGAACGGCGTGCAGAAAGTCAGCCGCAAGGCGGAATGGCCGGATTGGCATCCGCCGACCGAAATGATCGAGCGGCAGCCTTATCTGCCGCGCTTCATGGCCGGCGGTCCCGGCAATCCGATGGGCGCCCGGGCGATGTATCTCGGCTCGACCGTCTATCGCATCCACGGCACCAACCAGCCTTCGACGATCGGCAAGTTCGTGTCCTCGGGCTGCATCGGCATGCTCAATGACGACGTCAGCGACCTGTTCGAACGCGTCAAGGTTGGCACCCGCGTCGTCGTGCTGCCGGGCGGCGCGCCGCCGACCCCGACCGCCAGCGCGCAGCAGCCGGTCGCGTCGGCCGCACCCGCGCAACAGTCGCAGATGTCCGTCCCCGGCGCACAGCCGACCTCGGTGGCGCCGCTGCCGGCGCCCGTCACGATCCGCTGA
- a CDS encoding VWA domain-containing protein, which yields MFLQFFTSLRDAQVPVTLREYLTLMEALDADLADQSVENFYYLSRAALVKDERNLDKFDRVFGSVFKGLENLLDAMEKADIPAEWLKKLAEKYLTEEEKKQIEAMGWDKLMETLKKRLEEQKERHQGGNKWIGTAGTSPFGAEGYNPEGVRIGQEKSRHQRAVKVWDKREFKDLDGNVELGIRNIKVALRRLRKFARTGAPDELDLDTTIRETANHGYLDVHMRPERRNAVKVLVFFDIGGSMDSHVAQVEELFSAAKSEFKHMEYFYFHNCLYEGVWKQNKRRFTDRTPTWDVLHKFPHDYKVVFVGDASMSPYEIMVPGGSVEHVNEEAGSVWLDRVLRTYPHAVWLNPVAQRHWDYSESTTIIRRLFSERMYPITIEGLEGAMRELVR from the coding sequence ATGTTCCTTCAGTTTTTCACGTCGCTGCGCGACGCCCAGGTCCCGGTCACGCTCCGCGAATATCTGACGCTGATGGAGGCGCTCGACGCCGACCTGGCGGATCAGAGCGTGGAGAATTTCTACTATCTGTCGCGCGCCGCGCTGGTGAAGGACGAGCGCAATCTCGATAAGTTCGATCGTGTTTTCGGCAGCGTGTTCAAGGGGCTCGAGAACCTTCTCGACGCCATGGAGAAGGCGGACATTCCCGCCGAATGGCTGAAGAAGCTGGCGGAGAAATATCTCACCGAGGAAGAGAAGAAGCAGATCGAGGCGATGGGCTGGGACAAGCTCATGGAGACGCTGAAGAAGCGCCTCGAGGAACAGAAGGAGCGGCACCAGGGCGGCAACAAGTGGATCGGCACCGCCGGCACCTCGCCGTTCGGTGCCGAAGGCTACAATCCGGAAGGCGTGCGGATCGGCCAGGAAAAGAGCCGCCACCAGCGCGCCGTCAAGGTGTGGGACAAGCGCGAGTTCAAGGATCTCGACGGCAACGTCGAACTCGGCATCCGCAACATCAAGGTGGCGCTGCGCCGCCTGCGCAAATTCGCCCGGACCGGCGCCCCGGACGAACTCGATCTCGACACCACGATCCGCGAAACCGCCAATCACGGCTATCTCGACGTGCATATGCGGCCCGAGCGGCGCAACGCCGTCAAGGTGCTGGTGTTCTTCGATATCGGTGGCTCGATGGATTCGCACGTCGCGCAGGTCGAGGAACTGTTCTCGGCGGCGAAGAGCGAATTCAAGCACATGGAATATTTTTACTTCCACAATTGCCTCTATGAAGGCGTGTGGAAGCAGAACAAGCGGCGCTTCACCGACCGCACCCCGACCTGGGACGTGCTGCACAAGTTCCCGCACGACTACAAGGTCGTGTTCGTCGGCGACGCCTCGATGAGCCCTTACGAGATCATGGTGCCGGGTGGCTCGGTGGAACACGTCAACGAGGAGGCCGGCTCGGTCTGGCTCGACCGCGTGCTGCGGACCTATCCGCATGCCGTCTGGCTCAATCCGGTGGCGCAGCGGCACTGGGACTACTCGGAGTCGACCACGATCATCCGCCGGCTGTTTTCAGAGCGGATGTATCCGATCACGATCGAGGGCCTGGAAGGCGCGATGCGCGAGCTGGTGCGCTGA
- a CDS encoding lytic murein transglycosylase, with amino-acid sequence MLAPAAAQAADAGFTRFVASLWPEAQQAGVSRATFDAVTAGLEPDYKLPDLILPGRPKTGAPSQAEFVQVPADYLKEARIESLAAHGRGLLRKYRPTLAAIEQRFGVPATVVLAIWGRETDYGRHRLPYDAVRVLATQAYVGRRKEQYRLELIAALKLISDGVVTRADMRSSWAGATGLTQFLPTELDKHGVDFDGDGRVDIWRSVPDALASAAQQLVNKGWKPGVSWAYEVRAPANADCTRGVPEVSQPIGQWLRDGFTLARGGKLDAGELAEPASLLQPEGIYGPAFLTTNNYFVIKQYNFSDLYVLFVGHLADRMTDPRPFATQWSATKQLRTTDVEAMQRGLTRLGFYNDKIDGKAGMLTRAALGAYQKSARLTLDCWPSEPVLRSIEAAR; translated from the coding sequence ATGCTGGCCCCGGCCGCCGCGCAGGCGGCCGATGCCGGCTTCACGCGCTTCGTCGCCTCGCTGTGGCCCGAGGCGCAGCAGGCGGGCGTTTCCCGCGCGACGTTCGATGCCGTAACGGCGGGGCTCGAGCCGGACTACAAGCTGCCGGACCTGATCCTGCCGGGGCGGCCCAAGACCGGCGCGCCGTCCCAGGCCGAGTTCGTCCAGGTGCCGGCCGATTATCTCAAGGAAGCGCGGATCGAGAGCCTGGCCGCACACGGCCGCGGCTTGCTGCGGAAGTATCGCCCCACGCTCGCCGCGATCGAGCAGCGGTTCGGCGTGCCGGCGACGGTGGTGCTGGCGATCTGGGGCCGCGAGACCGACTACGGCCGGCACCGGCTGCCCTATGATGCCGTCCGCGTGCTGGCGACGCAGGCCTATGTCGGACGTCGCAAGGAGCAGTATCGCCTCGAGCTGATCGCGGCCTTGAAGCTGATCAGCGACGGCGTGGTGACGCGCGCCGACATGCGCTCGTCATGGGCCGGCGCCACTGGGCTGACGCAGTTTCTGCCGACCGAACTCGACAAGCACGGCGTCGATTTCGATGGTGACGGCCGCGTCGATATCTGGCGCTCGGTGCCGGATGCGCTGGCGTCCGCCGCGCAGCAACTCGTCAACAAGGGCTGGAAGCCGGGCGTTAGCTGGGCCTACGAGGTCCGCGCGCCGGCCAATGCCGATTGCACGAGGGGCGTGCCCGAGGTCAGCCAGCCGATCGGGCAGTGGCTGCGCGACGGATTCACACTGGCCCGCGGCGGCAAGCTCGACGCCGGCGAGTTGGCGGAGCCCGCGTCGTTGCTGCAGCCCGAGGGCATCTACGGCCCCGCCTTCCTGACGACGAACAACTACTTCGTCATCAAGCAATACAACTTCTCCGATCTCTACGTGCTGTTCGTCGGTCATCTCGCCGACCGCATGACCGATCCGCGACCGTTTGCGACGCAATGGTCGGCGACGAAGCAGCTCCGCACCACCGACGTCGAGGCGATGCAGCGCGGGCTGACGCGGCTCGGTTTCTACAACGACAAGATCGACGGCAAGGCCGGGATGCTGACCCGCGCCGCGCTCGGCGCGTATCAGAAATCCGCGCGGCTGACGCTCGATT
- a CDS encoding rhodanese-like domain-containing protein codes for MPQTITRGIKALLDEANAEIETIGTADAIALHQAGPASDVVIVDIRDPREIERDGRIPGSFACTRGMLEFWIDPESPYAKPVFQGDKKFVFYCAGGLRSALAAKTAQDMGLKPVAHIEGGFAAWRDAGGPIEAWVPKKPKG; via the coding sequence ATGCCCCAGACTATCACGCGCGGCATCAAGGCGCTGCTCGACGAGGCCAATGCCGAGATCGAAACTATCGGCACCGCCGACGCGATCGCGCTGCATCAGGCCGGCCCGGCCAGCGACGTGGTGATCGTCGATATCCGCGATCCGCGCGAGATCGAACGCGACGGCCGCATCCCCGGATCGTTCGCCTGTACCCGCGGCATGCTGGAATTCTGGATCGATCCGGAAAGCCCCTATGCCAAGCCGGTGTTTCAGGGCGACAAGAAGTTCGTATTCTATTGCGCCGGCGGCCTGCGCTCGGCGCTGGCGGCGAAGACCGCGCAGGACATGGGGCTGAAGCCGGTCGCGCATATCGAAGGCGGCTTCGCCGCCTGGCGCGACGCCGGCGGGCCGATCGAGGCCTGGGTGCCGAAGAAGCCGAAAGGCTGA
- the tam gene encoding trans-aconitate 2-methyltransferase has protein sequence MADWNAEQYLKFEDQRTRPARELLAQIPVTAPRKVADIGCGPGNSTALLVERWPEAAVVGVDTSADMLRQARERLPQHKFVEANVAHWAPPPGTDVLFANAVFQWVPDHLKHLKRLVAGLDEGGVLAVQMPDNLDEPSHVMMREVAFQEPWRHQLSQAAELRDLLPKPGAYYDALRPLCSRLDIWHTVYNHVLDDAAAIVEWVKGTGLRPFIDPLDLHERKAYLAAYTARVAAAYPPQSDGKVLLRFPRIFMVAIK, from the coding sequence ATGGCCGACTGGAATGCCGAGCAGTATCTGAAGTTCGAGGATCAGCGTACACGGCCGGCGCGTGAGCTGTTGGCGCAGATCCCGGTGACGGCGCCGCGCAAGGTCGCCGACATCGGCTGCGGGCCCGGCAACTCGACCGCGCTGCTGGTCGAGCGCTGGCCCGAAGCCGCGGTGGTCGGCGTCGACACTTCGGCCGACATGCTGCGCCAGGCCCGCGAGCGGCTGCCGCAGCACAAGTTCGTCGAGGCCAACGTCGCGCATTGGGCGCCGCCGCCGGGTACGGACGTGCTGTTCGCCAATGCGGTGTTCCAGTGGGTGCCGGACCATCTGAAGCATCTGAAGCGGCTGGTGGCGGGACTCGACGAGGGCGGCGTTCTCGCGGTGCAGATGCCGGACAATCTCGACGAGCCGTCGCACGTCATGATGCGCGAGGTGGCGTTTCAGGAGCCGTGGCGTCACCAGCTCTCCCAGGCCGCCGAACTACGCGATCTGCTGCCCAAGCCCGGCGCGTATTACGATGCGCTGCGGCCGCTGTGCAGCCGGTTGGACATCTGGCACACGGTCTACAACCACGTGCTCGACGACGCGGCCGCGATCGTCGAATGGGTCAAGGGCACCGGCCTGCGGCCGTTCATCGATCCGCTCGATCTGCACGAGCGCAAAGCCTATCTCGCCGCCTACACCGCGCGGGTCGCCGCCGCCTATCCGCCGCAGTCCGACGGCAAGGTGTTGCTGCGGTTTCCACGAATATTCATGGTCGCGATCAAGTAA
- a CDS encoding diguanylate cyclase, with protein sequence MSACVLALVVWKGYDARRNALAQSETEMRNLAHSLAEHANHTMQAADVVMDDIVAFLRFQPFPDRASFNARLREISDKLQQIKELAILDAKGDVEYASITPLPPINNADRDYFTYHRDHADPKPLITGPVVSRTSGQPVIAVTRRLETANGDFAGIVIATIESDYFNDFYKTFDLGAGGGITLSSSDGKVVIRWPPTKDGRDLSKSQLFERLLPRSPVGYNLATSPFDGLQKYYAYERLSLYPLVVTVARTEVSVLADWREAIRSDAVVAMAVLACIVLLAAGLAVQLRNRERFEKLLRERDARHRLIDANIGDVVVVLDGQGVLTFVSMSVETVLGFSPEEMLGRVYLDMMHPDDVAGLRSIGKRLPHAPNGLRAEFRMERADGTLVWLEANFRFTRQDSRPERNIVCTLRDVTRRKEVEDEVEALNSRLAEMARTDALTGLPNRRALDDFIASEFKARRDLSVLMIDVDDFKGFNDRLGHHAGDEALRQLGGLLAGTAASAGGFAARYGGEEFTIVLPGIAMAAAFVFAEDLQAAVRSLGIVNPSATRGRLTVSIGIAGKVSAVCDPATLLRCADIALYEAKRRGRDCSVVAPAYVGDAGSLVPDVSTRTGTPA encoded by the coding sequence ATGAGCGCCTGCGTGCTCGCGCTAGTGGTTTGGAAGGGTTACGACGCGAGGCGCAACGCGCTGGCGCAGAGCGAGACGGAGATGCGCAATCTGGCGCATTCGCTCGCGGAACACGCCAACCACACGATGCAGGCGGCCGACGTGGTGATGGACGACATCGTCGCCTTTCTTCGGTTCCAGCCGTTTCCCGATCGCGCATCGTTCAACGCGCGGCTGCGCGAAATTTCGGACAAGCTGCAGCAGATCAAGGAACTGGCGATCCTCGACGCGAAGGGCGACGTCGAATACGCGTCGATCACCCCGCTTCCTCCTATCAACAATGCCGACCGTGACTACTTCACCTATCACCGGGATCACGCCGACCCCAAACCGCTGATCACCGGACCGGTCGTCTCCCGCACGTCCGGGCAACCGGTGATTGCAGTGACTCGGCGCCTCGAAACGGCGAACGGCGACTTTGCGGGCATTGTCATCGCGACGATCGAGAGCGACTATTTCAACGACTTCTACAAGACCTTCGACCTCGGCGCCGGCGGTGGAATCACGTTGTCCAGCAGCGACGGCAAAGTCGTGATTCGCTGGCCGCCGACGAAGGACGGACGTGACCTGTCGAAGAGCCAGTTGTTCGAGCGTCTGCTGCCGCGCAGCCCCGTCGGATACAATCTTGCAACCTCTCCGTTCGACGGCCTCCAGAAATACTATGCCTACGAGCGACTATCCCTTTATCCGCTCGTCGTCACGGTCGCACGCACCGAAGTGTCGGTGCTGGCGGACTGGCGCGAGGCGATCCGCTCCGACGCGGTGGTGGCGATGGCGGTGCTCGCCTGCATCGTGCTGCTGGCTGCCGGGCTCGCGGTGCAACTGCGCAACCGCGAGCGCTTCGAGAAGCTGCTGCGCGAGCGCGACGCGCGTCATCGCCTGATCGACGCGAACATCGGCGACGTCGTCGTTGTGCTCGACGGCCAGGGCGTCCTGACCTTCGTATCGATGTCGGTCGAGACGGTGCTCGGCTTCAGCCCCGAGGAGATGCTCGGCCGCGTGTATCTCGACATGATGCACCCCGACGACGTCGCGGGACTACGGTCGATCGGCAAGCGTCTGCCTCATGCCCCCAACGGCCTGCGCGCCGAGTTCCGCATGGAACGAGCCGACGGCACGCTCGTCTGGCTCGAGGCCAATTTCAGGTTCACTCGCCAGGACAGCCGGCCGGAACGCAATATCGTCTGCACGCTGCGCGACGTCACTCGCCGCAAGGAGGTGGAGGACGAAGTCGAGGCCCTGAATTCCCGCCTCGCGGAAATGGCCAGAACCGACGCCCTCACCGGCCTACCGAACCGCCGAGCGCTCGATGATTTCATCGCCAGCGAATTCAAGGCGAGGCGAGATCTGTCGGTGCTGATGATCGACGTCGACGATTTCAAAGGCTTCAACGACCGTCTCGGCCACCATGCCGGCGACGAGGCTCTCCGACAACTCGGTGGATTGCTGGCCGGGACCGCAGCGAGTGCAGGCGGCTTCGCCGCGCGCTACGGCGGCGAGGAGTTCACCATCGTCCTGCCCGGCATAGCGATGGCGGCCGCATTCGTCTTCGCCGAAGACCTGCAGGCAGCCGTCCGGTCGCTCGGTATCGTCAACCCCAGCGCGACGCGCGGCAGACTGACCGTGAGCATCGGCATCGCCGGCAAGGTCTCCGCCGTCTGCGATCCTGCAACGCTGCTTCGCTGTGCGGATATCGCGCTGTACGAGGCGAAGCGGCGCGGCCGCGATTGCAGCGTGGTGGCGCCTGCCTATGTCGGCGACGCCGGATCGCTGGTCCCCGACGTATCCACCCGGACCGGCACGCCCGCCTGA
- a CDS encoding BrnT family toxin, whose amino-acid sequence MIDLSKVVGFDWDDGNSRKSADKHAVSQLEAESVFVHDPLLLQEDAKHSAAERRFYALGQTKAGRLLHVTFTLRADGTLIRVLSARDMSRRDRSSYEKA is encoded by the coding sequence ATGATCGATCTGAGCAAGGTCGTCGGGTTCGACTGGGACGATGGCAACAGCCGCAAGAGTGCGGACAAACACGCAGTCAGCCAGTTGGAGGCAGAAAGCGTATTCGTGCACGACCCGCTGCTATTGCAGGAAGACGCAAAGCACAGCGCTGCAGAACGTCGGTTCTATGCTCTCGGCCAAACCAAGGCGGGACGCTTGCTGCATGTCACGTTTACGTTGCGAGCGGACGGAACATTGATCCGTGTGCTCTCGGCGCGCGACATGAGCCGAAGAGACAGGAGCAGCTATGAAAAAGCTTAA
- a CDS encoding TIGR00645 family protein: protein MSMTPETPLPPKGLGLRPIPMLIFGSRWLQLPLYIGLIVAQGIYVVLFLKELWHLFQHSFDFSEQQIMLAVLGLIDVVMISNLLVMVIVGGYETFVSRLNLQGHPDEPEWLSHVNASVLKIKLAMAIIGISSIHLLRTFIEAGTLGAPGRVGGYTETGVMWQTIIHTIFILSAIGIAVVDRISNQAIDEAKAHSGKH, encoded by the coding sequence ATGTCGATGACGCCCGAGACGCCGCTGCCGCCGAAAGGCTTAGGGCTGCGACCGATTCCCATGTTGATCTTCGGCTCGCGCTGGCTGCAATTGCCGCTCTATATCGGGCTGATCGTCGCGCAGGGCATCTACGTCGTGCTGTTCTTGAAGGAGCTGTGGCATTTGTTCCAGCACTCCTTCGACTTCAGCGAGCAGCAGATCATGCTGGCGGTGCTGGGGCTGATCGACGTGGTGATGATCTCCAATCTGCTGGTGATGGTGATCGTCGGCGGCTACGAGACCTTCGTGTCGCGGCTCAACCTGCAGGGACATCCGGACGAGCCGGAATGGCTCAGCCACGTCAATGCCAGCGTGTTGAAGATCAAGCTGGCGATGGCGATCATCGGCATCTCGTCGATCCATCTGCTGCGCACCTTCATCGAGGCGGGGACGCTCGGCGCGCCGGGCCGGGTCGGCGGCTACACCGAGACGGGGGTGATGTGGCAGACCATCATCCACACCATCTTCATTCTGTCGGCGATCGGCATCGCCGTGGTCGACCGGATATCGAACCAGGCGATCGACGAAGCAAAGGCTCATTCCGGGAAACACTGA